A portion of the Sphingobacterium spiritivorum genome contains these proteins:
- a CDS encoding SusC/RagA family TonB-linked outer membrane protein, with translation MNQNKMYGHFMSCFRAVLLFLLACPYLASAQSGLVIRGMVSENGNSSSTLTGVSILEKGSANATTTDDKGQFQIEVKDERAVLIFSFIGMKSQEITIGAQRNLRILLSASGEELEEVVVTGYGTQRKSDLTGSVAVVSSKELLNVPVNNALQALKGKVAGVNVFLNSGSPTGSPRVLIRGLGTINSSSSPLYVIDGVVMENMQFLNPNDIERMEVLKDASSTAIYGARGANGVILISTRRGASTDGVVVGYDGFVSIGVLPKKLELLNAKEFLEVIKRGFDNYSKYNPTGTAPVFTTSDPRLFDAQGNPLYDTDWQDEATRTALSHNHQLSVLGKGEKSSFGAFMNYAKTEGIMLNNWLERINGKLAYDAKPKKWLSMGTNVLVNYTRGNEFEEEGGHQMPRRSMLEMPPIFPVRFPDGTWAHSGMITDAYSLESIPNPVHVLTTQDRLRKRTQIFGNTYLTFHILPGLDLRTQFGFDKNDNLIQNYDPTDLINISAPLGYAYIENQHSFYWQEETYLNYNKDFGDHRINGVIGLSWQERRAENNWISAKGFSDNFFRYNSIQAASQPGAPGSLYDRWAMNSYFLRGSYSYKSKYLLTFTGRIDGSSRFGENNKYGVFPSAGIGWVISEEPFLKDVSAINELKLRSSYGVTGNTEIPTYQSLATISSETTLINGTRVSQSYINRLPNPNLEWEKSKQFDIGIDLALFDRRLKLGLDYYHKLTTDLLLDRPVPSSTGFMAVRDNIGSVSNRGVEVLVSAVPVKTSDFNWESTLNFTYNKNQIEALGANNEDIFPGPSWVSGSQTILRVGESLSSFWGYRRLGTWGTAEAAEAAKVGAIPGEAKRSAERTIIGKGLPDWTGSFINNFRYKQLDLGVDMQFVYGVDILQQFFHSTEDRTGYSNGFRRTLYDSWTEQNQNTMIQQIRNGPYSGQNSEVDDHWVANGSFLRVNAISLGYTFHNDQLQKWGLKNWRVYASVQNAFLITSDSFKGYDPEATSWGDNQWGQNIFFHQYPKPRTFTIGTSFQF, from the coding sequence ATGAATCAAAACAAAATGTATGGACATTTTATGTCCTGTTTCCGGGCAGTGCTGCTCTTTTTGCTCGCCTGTCCTTATCTTGCATCCGCTCAGAGTGGGCTCGTGATACGAGGGATGGTCTCTGAAAACGGAAATTCGTCTTCTACTTTAACAGGTGTCAGCATCCTGGAGAAAGGGAGCGCCAATGCGACGACTACAGATGATAAAGGACAGTTTCAGATTGAAGTGAAGGATGAAAGAGCGGTACTTATCTTCAGTTTTATCGGTATGAAATCTCAGGAGATTACCATCGGAGCGCAAAGAAATCTGCGTATCCTTTTATCCGCATCTGGAGAAGAACTGGAAGAAGTCGTTGTCACGGGGTATGGAACGCAGCGTAAATCTGACCTTACAGGTTCGGTTGCGGTAGTATCTTCCAAAGAACTGCTGAATGTTCCGGTTAATAATGCTTTACAAGCTTTAAAGGGCAAAGTGGCCGGAGTAAATGTATTTCTCAATTCCGGATCTCCTACCGGAAGTCCCCGTGTACTGATTCGGGGTCTGGGTACGATTAATTCGTCTTCAAGTCCGCTATATGTCATTGACGGAGTGGTCATGGAGAATATGCAGTTTCTAAATCCCAATGATATCGAACGTATGGAAGTCTTGAAGGATGCCTCTTCTACTGCTATTTATGGAGCCAGAGGAGCCAATGGTGTTATTCTGATCAGCACCAGACGTGGCGCGTCTACAGATGGAGTAGTGGTCGGTTATGATGGTTTTGTGAGCATAGGGGTATTACCTAAAAAGCTGGAATTGCTGAATGCAAAGGAATTTCTGGAAGTGATAAAAAGGGGTTTTGACAATTACAGCAAATATAATCCTACCGGCACGGCCCCGGTATTTACAACTTCAGATCCCAGACTGTTTGACGCACAGGGCAATCCCTTGTATGACACAGACTGGCAGGATGAAGCTACCCGTACTGCATTGTCCCACAATCATCAGCTGTCTGTATTGGGTAAGGGTGAAAAATCCTCGTTCGGAGCTTTTATGAATTATGCCAAGACCGAAGGAATTATGCTTAACAACTGGCTGGAACGGATCAATGGTAAACTGGCTTATGATGCCAAACCTAAAAAATGGTTGTCTATGGGTACAAATGTACTCGTAAACTATACCCGTGGGAATGAGTTTGAAGAAGAGGGAGGTCATCAGATGCCCCGACGTTCTATGCTGGAAATGCCTCCGATATTTCCGGTCAGATTTCCGGACGGAACCTGGGCACACAGTGGGATGATCACAGATGCATATTCATTGGAATCTATTCCGAATCCGGTACATGTATTGACTACGCAGGACCGCTTACGCAAACGCACGCAAATTTTCGGAAATACCTATCTGACTTTTCATATTCTTCCGGGACTGGATCTGCGCACCCAATTCGGATTTGATAAAAATGATAATCTGATCCAGAATTATGATCCTACAGACCTGATTAATATTTCTGCTCCGCTGGGTTATGCATATATAGAAAATCAACATTCTTTTTACTGGCAGGAAGAGACGTATCTGAATTATAACAAGGATTTTGGAGATCATCGTATCAACGGAGTGATCGGTCTCAGCTGGCAGGAAAGAAGAGCGGAGAATAACTGGATTTCAGCAAAGGGATTTTCCGATAACTTCTTCCGTTACAATAGCATTCAGGCTGCAAGTCAACCAGGTGCTCCGGGCTCATTATATGACAGATGGGCAATGAATTCTTACTTTCTGAGGGGAAGTTACAGCTATAAAAGTAAATATCTTCTCACTTTTACAGGACGTATTGACGGATCTTCACGGTTTGGTGAAAATAACAAATACGGTGTATTCCCATCTGCAGGTATCGGTTGGGTAATTTCAGAAGAACCGTTCCTGAAAGATGTATCTGCCATCAATGAGCTGAAGCTGCGCTCAAGTTATGGGGTCACCGGAAATACGGAAATTCCGACCTATCAGTCATTAGCTACCATATCTTCTGAAACGACTCTGATTAATGGTACACGTGTATCCCAGAGTTATATCAACAGACTTCCGAATCCTAATCTGGAATGGGAGAAATCAAAGCAATTTGATATCGGAATAGATCTGGCTTTGTTTGACAGACGTCTGAAACTGGGGCTGGATTACTACCACAAGCTGACTACAGATTTGTTGCTGGACAGACCTGTGCCTTCGTCTACCGGATTTATGGCTGTACGGGATAATATCGGTTCTGTATCGAACAGAGGGGTAGAGGTGTTGGTAAGTGCTGTACCGGTCAAAACTTCCGACTTCAACTGGGAATCTACCTTGAATTTTACATACAATAAAAATCAGATAGAGGCACTCGGAGCGAATAATGAAGATATTTTTCCGGGTCCCAGCTGGGTATCCGGCAGTCAGACTATTTTACGTGTCGGTGAAAGTCTGAGCTCATTCTGGGGATACAGAAGGTTAGGTACCTGGGGTACTGCGGAGGCGGCAGAAGCGGCTAAAGTCGGTGCTATTCCCGGTGAAGCCAAACGCAGTGCAGAACGGACCATTATCGGTAAAGGGTTGCCGGACTGGACAGGAAGCTTTATTAACAATTTCAGATACAAACAACTGGATCTTGGGGTAGATATGCAGTTTGTATATGGAGTGGATATCCTGCAGCAGTTTTTTCATTCTACAGAAGACCGTACAGGCTATTCCAACGGATTTCGCAGAACATTGTACGATAGCTGGACCGAGCAAAATCAAAATACAATGATCCAGCAGATCCGCAACGGTCCGTATTCGGGACAAAACAGTGAAGTAGATGATCATTGGGTGGCAAACGGTTCTTTCTTACGTGTAAATGCCATTAGTCTGGGGTATACATTTCACAACGATCAGTTGCAAAAATGGGGTCTTAAGAACTGGAGAGTATATGCAAGTGTGCAAAATGCATTTCTGATTACTTCGGACAGCTTTAAAGGATATGATCCGGAAGCAACTTCATGGGGTGATAATCAATGGGGACAAAACATCTTTTTTCACCAGTATCCAAAACCCCGCACATTTACGATAGGTACAAGCTTTCAGTTTTAG
- a CDS encoding GH92 family glycosyl hydrolase: MKIIKISYLLFFLLGAVFQAMAQPGGKVIWQIGKQDRSPAGMALAPEGYKHFIENDFGFEDRSFMIGHSDSQTEWPYVLPGPVNSWGGTGPTAGIRSHFLNIDFGLGHLSAQDKFGFEVNILQTDPKEAPSFKISVNGKPYYFLLKKGNGHENPVGPFDRAENQNIRIEIPEGLLKDGSNHITLTTLQGGWLIFDNLALYGPAHVNLLKPGTAWLKTVSAADYETEKGNKKFQALLVDVSSLKEHAQLEVMLDGSSILKQHLDTGRYVLEALMPAVKNSKTSRYEIRADGLKIGAGTVKRSAQKLVSPADYVNTMMGVAHSRWMIAPGPWMPFGMVKLSPDNQRSGWQAGYDPTIESIGTFSHIHEWTMTGLGTFPVSGKLNIHMGDQDNPDSGYRSRIDKTTEKAPLGYYRVDLTDYDITAELTAGTRTSFQKYTYHRADTGRIMIDLQLPTEYDYKIKAVKLTKISDYRIEGVSRQLSQHVWSGGIDQEYNVHFVMEFDRPIRNFGYWKNGEVLMQQTLDESEVTDAGMYVEFDTKTNKTIQLRTGISYVSIANADLNLQQEISKPFGWSFDKVYTHHRKIWNEQLGRISINSNDHLQKERFYTNMYRSLASRNTFSDVDGSWVSADEKIRKLPGSTDVALGCDAFWNTFWNLNQFWNLVTPEWSSKWVRSQLAMYDANGWLAKGPAGMEYIPVMVAEHEIPLMVSAYQMGIRDYDVQKSFEAMVKMQTTASAPVEGGYAGNRDLMTYLQHQYVPYDQGRFSNSLEYSFDDWTVSQMAKALDKEKEFHQFRARGSWWKNAIDTVTGYARMRDAKGDWYKDFDPFKSGANEHYVEGNAWQLTFFVPQDIPGLARRIGKDTFLKRLEWGFEESYKWRFNGPNDQYWDYPVVQGNQQSMHFAFLFNWVGRPWLTQKWSRAIMDRYYGHGLSNAYLGDEDQGQMSAWFVMNALGLFQMDGGSRVDPIYEIGSPLYEKVTVDLGNRYGRGKEFVIEARNTSKKNKYIQKATLNGVKLDNCWFPASQVLKGGSLILEMGPIPNENWGTGGIPVAQ, from the coding sequence GTGAAAATAATTAAAATAAGTTACCTGCTTTTTTTCCTGTTGGGTGCTGTCTTTCAGGCAATGGCACAGCCTGGTGGTAAAGTGATCTGGCAGATTGGAAAACAAGATCGTAGTCCGGCAGGAATGGCGCTGGCTCCGGAAGGTTATAAACACTTTATTGAGAATGATTTTGGATTTGAAGACCGGTCATTTATGATCGGTCATTCTGATAGTCAGACCGAATGGCCTTATGTCTTACCCGGACCGGTCAACAGCTGGGGAGGAACGGGACCAACTGCAGGTATACGTTCCCATTTTCTGAATATTGATTTTGGACTCGGGCATCTGTCTGCACAGGATAAGTTCGGTTTTGAAGTCAATATTTTACAGACTGATCCTAAAGAAGCCCCTTCATTTAAGATCTCTGTCAATGGTAAACCGTACTACTTTCTGCTAAAGAAGGGAAATGGTCACGAAAATCCGGTAGGTCCGTTTGACCGGGCCGAAAACCAAAACATTCGGATTGAAATCCCTGAGGGACTATTGAAAGACGGCTCAAACCATATCACATTGACTACCCTGCAGGGCGGATGGCTGATATTTGATAATTTAGCACTCTATGGCCCGGCACATGTTAATCTTTTAAAGCCTGGTACAGCCTGGTTGAAAACCGTGTCTGCAGCAGATTATGAGACAGAAAAAGGAAATAAAAAATTTCAGGCTCTTTTAGTGGATGTATCATCTCTGAAAGAACATGCGCAACTAGAGGTTATGCTCGATGGAAGCAGCATTCTGAAGCAGCATCTGGATACCGGAAGGTATGTGCTGGAAGCCCTTATGCCGGCAGTGAAAAATTCCAAAACAAGTCGTTACGAAATCCGTGCAGACGGATTGAAAATAGGAGCAGGGACGGTGAAACGGTCGGCACAAAAGCTCGTTAGTCCGGCCGACTATGTCAACACGATGATGGGAGTGGCGCATTCCAGATGGATGATTGCCCCAGGACCCTGGATGCCATTCGGGATGGTCAAGCTAAGCCCGGATAATCAGCGTAGCGGATGGCAGGCCGGATATGATCCTACTATAGAATCTATCGGAACATTCAGCCATATCCATGAATGGACGATGACAGGTCTGGGTACTTTTCCGGTATCAGGAAAGCTTAATATTCATATGGGTGATCAGGATAATCCGGATAGCGGATACAGATCACGCATCGATAAGACAACCGAAAAGGCTCCTTTAGGGTATTATCGTGTGGATCTGACGGATTATGATATTACGGCTGAACTGACAGCGGGAACACGAACGAGCTTCCAGAAGTATACGTATCATCGTGCGGATACGGGGCGGATCATGATTGATCTGCAATTGCCTACGGAGTATGATTACAAAATCAAAGCCGTAAAGCTGACCAAAATAAGCGATTACCGGATTGAGGGAGTGAGCAGGCAACTGTCCCAGCATGTATGGTCAGGAGGTATTGACCAGGAGTATAATGTACATTTTGTAATGGAATTTGATCGTCCGATCCGGAATTTCGGATATTGGAAAAACGGGGAGGTGCTGATGCAGCAAACACTGGATGAATCGGAAGTGACCGATGCCGGGATGTATGTCGAGTTTGATACCAAAACAAATAAAACAATACAATTGCGAACCGGAATCTCTTATGTCAGTATTGCAAATGCAGATTTGAATCTGCAACAGGAGATCAGTAAGCCATTTGGCTGGTCATTCGATAAGGTATATACCCATCACAGGAAGATTTGGAATGAACAATTGGGCCGAATTTCTATAAACTCAAATGACCACTTACAGAAAGAGCGTTTTTATACCAATATGTATCGTTCTCTTGCGAGCAGAAATACATTCAGCGATGTAGACGGAAGCTGGGTATCAGCTGATGAGAAGATCCGTAAACTTCCGGGATCTACAGATGTAGCACTCGGATGTGATGCTTTTTGGAATACGTTCTGGAACCTGAACCAGTTTTGGAATCTGGTGACACCGGAATGGTCCAGCAAATGGGTGCGTTCCCAGCTGGCGATGTATGATGCCAATGGCTGGCTGGCTAAAGGTCCTGCCGGTATGGAATATATCCCGGTCATGGTTGCAGAGCATGAAATCCCCCTTATGGTAAGTGCCTACCAGATGGGAATCCGGGATTATGATGTGCAGAAATCGTTTGAAGCAATGGTCAAAATGCAGACTACAGCATCTGCTCCTGTAGAAGGCGGTTATGCGGGCAACAGGGATCTGATGACCTATCTGCAACATCAGTACGTACCATATGATCAGGGACGGTTTTCCAATTCCCTTGAATATAGCTTTGACGACTGGACTGTTTCGCAGATGGCGAAAGCCTTAGATAAGGAGAAGGAATTCCATCAATTCAGAGCGCGTGGATCCTGGTGGAAAAATGCCATTGATACTGTGACCGGTTACGCACGTATGCGGGATGCAAAGGGAGATTGGTATAAGGACTTTGATCCGTTCAAATCAGGTGCCAACGAGCACTATGTAGAAGGAAATGCCTGGCAGCTAACTTTTTTTGTGCCACAGGATATCCCCGGATTAGCAAGGCGTATCGGCAAGGATACATTTCTGAAACGGTTGGAGTGGGGATTTGAGGAGAGTTACAAATGGCGCTTCAATGGTCCGAATGATCAATACTGGGATTATCCGGTTGTACAGGGGAATCAGCAATCTATGCATTTTGCATTTCTGTTTAACTGGGTGGGCCGGCCCTGGCTTACTCAAAAATGGAGTCGGGCGATTATGGATCGTTATTACGGACATGGCTTGTCTAATGCGTACCTGGGAGATGAAGATCAGGGACAGATGAGCGCCTGGTTTGTGATGAATGCACTCGGATTGTTTCAGATGGACGGAGGATCCAGAGTAGATCCGATCTATGAGATAGGAAGTCCGCTATATGAGAAAGTAACTGTCGATCTGGGTAACCGGTACGGAAGAGGGAAAGAGTTTGTGATCGAAGCCAGAAATACAAGCAAAAAGAATAAGTATATTCAGAAAGCTACATTAAATGGGGTGAAACTTGATAACTGCTGGTTTCCTGCCTCACAGGTTTTGAAAGGTGGTTCACTCATACTTGAAATGGGACCAATACCCAACGAAAACTGGGGAACAGGAGGTATTCCTGTAGCCCAGTAG
- the hisG gene encoding ATP phosphoribosyltransferase — MKNLKIAIQKSGRLNEKSVQLLKNCGLDFENYKSSLITSVANFPLEILFLRDDDIPGYVEQGIADLGIVGENVIDESEAQVSYVKRLGFGKCTLKLAVPKDSKIEDLKDLNGKAIATSYPVILKNFLDEYQITADIRLISGSVEISPGLGLSDAICDIVSTGGTLKSNGLKPFADVRRSEAILIGRKGLEDNLILTELVQRIESVLLAKETKYVVLNVEKKNLPAITSLLHGVKSPTVVPLAEEGWVAVHTVISEDDFWEKINTLKSAGAQGIVVMPIEKIIL, encoded by the coding sequence TTGAAAAATCTCAAAATAGCTATCCAGAAATCGGGTAGATTAAATGAAAAATCAGTCCAATTACTCAAAAACTGCGGTTTAGATTTCGAAAACTACAAAAGTTCACTGATTACCTCTGTTGCCAACTTTCCTCTTGAAATACTGTTCTTAAGAGATGATGATATCCCCGGATATGTGGAGCAGGGTATTGCAGATCTGGGCATTGTAGGAGAAAATGTGATTGATGAATCCGAAGCACAGGTTTCTTATGTCAAACGTTTAGGTTTCGGAAAGTGTACACTCAAATTAGCGGTGCCGAAAGACAGCAAGATCGAAGATCTGAAAGACCTGAATGGCAAGGCTATTGCGACCTCATACCCTGTTATCCTGAAAAATTTTCTGGATGAATACCAGATCACAGCAGATATCCGTTTAATATCAGGATCTGTAGAGATTTCTCCCGGTCTGGGATTGAGTGACGCGATCTGTGATATCGTATCTACAGGCGGTACATTGAAAAGCAACGGTCTGAAGCCATTTGCAGATGTACGTCGCTCAGAAGCAATCCTTATCGGAAGAAAAGGTCTGGAAGATAATCTGATCCTGACAGAATTGGTGCAGCGTATAGAATCTGTACTGCTGGCCAAAGAGACCAAATATGTGGTTCTCAATGTCGAGAAAAAGAATTTACCGGCGATTACCTCTCTGCTGCATGGTGTAAAGAGTCCTACAGTCGTTCCGTTGGCCGAAGAAGGCTGGGTAGCCGTGCATACGGTTATTTCGGAAGATGATTTCTGGGAGAAGATCAATACACTGAAATCTGCAGGGGCACAGGGAATAGTAGTGATGCCGATCGAAAAGATTATCTTGTAG
- a CDS encoding RagB/SusD family nutrient uptake outer membrane protein yields MKPTIILIIITLAMMTSCKKFLEENPKDELAGNQYFTQPEHATNAVNGLYRNGAPQLYDGSGAHYSGSKMFFGPYLTGYIDNDFKGQEVHVQHAQNMTFNATNLSTYFHDIWSTIYRGISRSNNAIKYIPTTPGLSDIQRSQLLAEAYFFRAQGYFQLVRMFGDVPLITEPYENLENINVKRSPVKDVYALIVQDLTFAVNQGNLPDKTMSANAGRVSKGTAATLLADVYLTMSGYPLQQNEYAKSAAVARSIITSGIYQLTAHDRNPDGSVNLKSTAYNKLRLVDNVSNEYIYSYEFTVGIATSTHAHWAFPTIATSATVFAITNNAYGPSSKFLKGYGAADDLRIQEKQFFHSSLERANGTILNFPTAPYMWQDDQASFETATSGKDLPIYTYPDVLLMAAEAIALSEGVTAEAVDYLSQVRARAYWKTDPAIIRQQLGSLPADQFVKEVWKERYRELVFEGRQWFDIQRTRMFPVPAGTTDGNINFEAVIGHANDKGATILEKNLLLPIPTDELQRNPLLEQNPGY; encoded by the coding sequence ATGAAACCGACTATAATATTAATAATCATCACACTTGCCATGATGACTTCCTGTAAAAAATTTCTGGAAGAAAACCCAAAGGATGAACTCGCCGGCAACCAGTATTTCACGCAACCTGAGCATGCTACTAACGCTGTAAACGGTTTGTACCGAAATGGAGCTCCACAGCTGTATGATGGTTCGGGTGCTCATTATTCCGGCTCCAAGATGTTCTTCGGGCCTTATCTTACCGGATATATAGACAATGATTTCAAGGGGCAGGAAGTACATGTACAGCATGCACAGAACATGACCTTTAATGCTACCAATTTATCTACTTATTTTCACGACATCTGGAGTACCATATACAGGGGTATATCGAGATCAAATAATGCAATCAAATACATCCCGACAACACCGGGTTTATCTGATATTCAGCGAAGTCAATTGCTGGCAGAAGCTTATTTTTTCAGAGCACAGGGCTATTTTCAATTGGTGAGGATGTTTGGTGATGTGCCTTTGATAACCGAACCTTATGAGAATCTGGAAAATATCAATGTGAAACGTTCTCCGGTAAAAGATGTTTATGCTTTGATTGTACAGGATCTGACTTTTGCTGTCAATCAGGGAAATCTTCCGGATAAGACCATGTCCGCAAATGCAGGCAGAGTAAGTAAAGGTACGGCTGCAACGCTGTTGGCCGATGTCTATCTGACTATGAGCGGATATCCGTTACAGCAGAATGAATATGCTAAAAGTGCGGCAGTAGCACGTTCCATTATCACGAGCGGGATTTATCAGCTTACGGCACATGACCGCAATCCGGATGGCTCTGTCAACCTGAAAAGCACAGCTTATAATAAATTGCGTCTGGTCGATAATGTAAGCAATGAGTATATTTATTCTTATGAATTTACTGTAGGAATTGCGACTTCCACACATGCACATTGGGCCTTTCCAACGATAGCTACTTCTGCTACTGTATTTGCGATTACCAATAATGCTTATGGTCCTTCGTCTAAATTTCTGAAGGGTTATGGTGCTGCAGATGATCTTCGTATACAGGAAAAGCAGTTTTTTCATTCCTCACTGGAACGGGCAAACGGAACGATCCTTAATTTTCCGACTGCGCCTTATATGTGGCAGGATGATCAGGCATCATTTGAGACAGCGACCTCAGGCAAAGATTTACCGATATATACCTATCCTGATGTCTTGTTGATGGCCGCAGAGGCGATAGCACTTTCGGAAGGTGTCACAGCAGAAGCGGTGGATTACCTCAGTCAGGTAAGAGCAAGGGCGTACTGGAAGACAGATCCGGCGATTATCCGCCAGCAATTGGGAAGTCTTCCGGCAGATCAGTTTGTCAAGGAAGTCTGGAAAGAGCGGTATCGCGAACTTGTATTTGAAGGAAGACAATGGTTTGATATACAACGTACAAGAATGTTTCCGGTGCCTGCAGGAACAACTGACGGAAATATTAATTTTGAAGCGGTGATCGGCCATGCAAATGATAAAGGAGCTACTATTCTGGAGAAAAATCTGTTGTTGCCTATTCCTACAGATGAGTTACAGCGAAATCCGCTTCTGGAGCAAAATCCGGGATATTAA
- the hisD gene encoding histidinol dehydrogenase yields the protein MLKKYNYSQLSAQEIADLVDRNTDPSSAIQDTVLHIIDEVRRHGDRALVDYAHQFDKVKLEKLYLDADDIDELAFTINREQQRALEIAFQNIHKFHSYQLKRERVVETMPGVKCWREPRPIEKVGLYIPGGSAVLPSTLLMLGLPARIAGCKEIVVCSPPQASGKINGFVAYCLKLLNIKRIYLVGGAQAVAAMAFGTESIPKVDKIFGPGNQFVTKAKSMLQGMTNVSIDMPAGPSEVLVLADETANPAYIAADLLAQAEHGVDSQAVLVATSDTLIDAVNKHLDEQLAVLPRKEMAQKALENSYAILVGDLTEGMKFSNAYAPEHLIIESDQWKSISNQILNAGSVFLGHLTPESAGDYASGTNHTLPTSGYARSYSGVSVDSFVKKITFQHISEEGLLQIGSTVEILAELEGLHAHKNAVSIRKG from the coding sequence ATGTTGAAAAAGTATAACTACAGTCAGCTATCTGCACAGGAAATTGCTGATCTGGTAGACCGTAATACAGACCCCTCATCTGCGATACAGGATACTGTCCTGCATATCATTGACGAGGTGCGCCGGCACGGAGACCGTGCATTAGTGGATTATGCGCATCAGTTTGACAAAGTCAAGCTTGAAAAACTGTATCTGGATGCGGATGATATTGACGAACTGGCTTTCACGATCAACAGAGAACAGCAACGGGCACTGGAAATTGCTTTCCAGAATATACACAAATTTCACAGTTATCAGCTAAAGCGTGAGCGTGTAGTCGAAACTATGCCCGGTGTAAAATGTTGGCGTGAGCCCCGCCCTATCGAAAAAGTAGGTCTTTATATCCCGGGCGGATCTGCTGTATTACCCAGCACACTGCTTATGCTTGGCTTACCGGCACGTATTGCCGGATGTAAAGAGATAGTGGTCTGCTCTCCTCCGCAAGCCAGTGGCAAGATCAATGGCTTTGTGGCCTATTGCCTCAAATTATTAAATATAAAACGTATATATCTGGTCGGTGGTGCTCAAGCTGTGGCAGCAATGGCCTTCGGAACAGAGAGTATTCCAAAAGTGGATAAAATCTTTGGGCCCGGAAATCAGTTTGTGACCAAGGCAAAAAGTATGCTGCAGGGTATGACAAATGTTAGCATTGATATGCCTGCAGGACCGTCTGAGGTATTGGTGCTTGCTGACGAAACGGCTAATCCGGCATATATAGCCGCAGATTTGCTGGCACAGGCCGAGCATGGAGTGGATAGTCAGGCCGTACTGGTTGCTACTTCCGACACTCTGATAGATGCCGTTAATAAACACCTGGACGAACAACTGGCGGTATTACCACGTAAAGAGATGGCACAGAAAGCATTGGAAAACTCTTACGCTATCCTGGTCGGTGACCTTACAGAAGGCATGAAATTTTCGAATGCCTACGCTCCCGAACATCTGATCATAGAGTCTGATCAATGGAAATCTATTTCCAACCAGATTCTTAATGCCGGATCTGTATTCTTAGGCCACCTGACACCGGAAAGTGCAGGAGACTATGCTTCGGGAACAAACCATACGTTGCCTACTTCAGGTTATGCGCGTTCTTATTCGGGAGTATCAGTAGACTCTTTTGTCAAAAAGATCACGTTTCAGCATATCTCGGAAGAAGGTCTATTACAGATCGGCTCTACTGTAGAAATACTGGCCGAACTGGAAGGTCTTCACGCTCATAAGAATGCGGTCAGTATCCGCAAAGGCTGA